In Parasteatoda tepidariorum isolate YZ-2023 chromosome 2, CAS_Ptep_4.0, whole genome shotgun sequence, one DNA window encodes the following:
- the LOC107442220 gene encoding protein fem-1 homolog A yields the protein MQCDQVSGLSTMPTSWIKGKSDLTAQKELTFTELHTECRLAAPGSRLSYSIRSKLERFLPHERFEIVSYTREGCAPLFIASKKGNVEIVEYLIEVCGASVEQRGMYEVPDDRSKHYVTPLWCASVAGKLSVVKCLVEHGADVDSVSDTGSTPVRSACFMTHYEIVVYLVTNGANILKPNFNGGTCLINSVQSVPLCEFLIRKGADVNAQDIQLKTALHYAIQEHRIDTAKLLLENGADPLIKSRYGDDALQTACLKSATHVFDYLIDNYTYSRERIAEAHELMGSTFLEEHHDIRKALHYWRTALMLRYENPIERLEKPKTFRKTVYLYATEFTTMEELENLVLDLDQMRMQSLIICERILGPLHRDMIFRLMYRGAAYADSLQYLRCIDLWKYALDLRIQKDTLLHSEVCFAAQALVRLFLDLYEKNYSGVLREKVEFQDVVDSIRLVFSYFPEARRLIDAKPLYKRHLENFDKVLRVMSHLLYVLHVIPKTDEQLNQARLIINEVLVSDPRGSSGESLLHMVVSKSNAMKSTSIFDDPSSIFPDPDITEMFLQCGADVDCVNHNLSTPLHVASLPLNFHPQVVEVLLRYGAHIDRRNSSGHHPHQLLQSIPECGVNHLNYISLKCLAARKVMEKQIHFLGEVPVGLEEFIRIH from the coding sequence ATGCAATGTGATCAAGTATCAGGCCTTTCCACGATGCCTACTTCGTGGATTAAGGGTAAGTCTGATCTTACCGCCCAGAAAGAATTAACCTTCACAGAACTTCATACGGAATGCCGTCTTGCTGCACCAGGCTCTCGACTTTCTTATTCCATACGGAGCAAATTAGAACGATTTTTACCCCACGAACGATTTGAAATAGTATCTTATACTCGTGAAGGCTGTGCTCCTCTGTTTATTGCGAGTAAAAAAGGTAATGTAGAAATAGTGGAATATCTTATTGAAGTATGTGGTGCAAGTGTGGAACAGCGAGGAATGTATGAGGTGCCAGACGATAGATCCAAACACTACGTAACCCCGTTATGGTGTGCATCCGTCGCTGGTAAACTCAGTGTTGTTAAGTGTCTAGTGGAACATGGTGCCGATGTTGATAGTGTTTCTGATACAGGATCTACCCCAGTGCGATCTGCTTGTTTTATGACTCATTATGAAATTGTTGTGTATCTAGTGACTAAtggtgcaaatattttaaagccaaATTTCAACGGAGGTACATGTCTTATCAATTCTGTGCAAAGTGTTCCGCTGTGTGAATTCCTCATTAGGAAAGGAGCCGATGTCAATGCTCAAGACATACAACTCAAAACTGCGCTGCATTATGCAATACAGGAGCACCGCATTGATACAGCAAAATTACTCTTGGAGAATGGTGCAGATCCATTGATCAAAAGCAGATATGGAGATGATGCTCTGCAGACTGCATGCCTCAAAAGTGCCACCCACGTATTTGATTATCTAATTGACAATTATACTTATTCTAGAGAACGCATCGCCGAAGCTCACGAGCTGATGGGAAGCACTTTCCTTGAAGAGCATCACGATATCAGGAAGGCATTGCATTATTGGCGTACAGCGCTCATGTTGCGGTACGAGAACCCCATCGAGCGCCTCGAAAAGCCGAAAACCTTTCGTAAAACCGTGTATCTATATGCGACAGAGTTTACCACGATGGAAGAATTAGAAAATTTGGTCCTAGATCTCGATCAGATGCGAATGCAGTCCTTAATTATATGTGAAAGAATTTTGGGGCCTTTGCATCGAGACATGATTTTCCGCCTGATGTATCGAGGCGCTGCCTACGCGGACAGCCTCCAATATTTGAGATGCATCGACCTTTGGAAGTATGCCCTGgatttaagaattcaaaaagaCACTTTACTGCACAGTGAAGTATGCTTTGCGGCTCAGGCACTCGTCAGACTTTTCTTAGATCTTTACGAAAAGAATTACAGCGGCGTGCTTCGAGAGAAAGTGGAATTTCAAGACGTTGTCGATTCCATAAGACTGGTGTTCTCTTATTTTCCCGAAGCCAGGCGACTGATAGACGCTAAACCTTTATACAAAAgacatttagaaaattttgacaAAGTGTTAAGGGTTATGTCTCATCTTCTGTATGTTCTACATGTCATTCCTAAGACAGATGAACAGTTAAATCAAGCTCGTCTTATAATTAATGAAGTCCTGGTGAGTGATCCGCGCGGTTCTTCGGGTGAATCTTTATTGCATATGGTCGTATCCAAGTCCAACGCAATGAAATCGACCTCCATATTCGACGATCCCAGTTCAATTTTCCCTGATCCCGATATTACTGAAATGTTCCTACAGTGTGGTGCAGATGTGGATTGcgttaatcataatttaagtaCGCCTTTGCACGTGGCGTCCCTACCATTGAATTTTCATCCGCAGGTAGTCGAAGTGCTCCTGCGTTACGGAGCTCACATAGATCGTAGGAATAGCAGCGGTCACCATCCACATCAGTTGCTACAGAGTATACCAGAGTGTGGTGTAAATCATTTGAATTATATCTCTTTAAAGTGTTTAGCAGCACGTAAGGTGATGGAAAAACAAATTCACTTTTTAGGCGAAGTTCCTGTAGGTTTAGAAGAATTTATTAGGATccattaa